In Nitrospira sp., one genomic interval encodes:
- a CDS encoding zinc ribbon domain-containing protein, producing the protein MPIFEYVCQECNHRFELLVRGDTVPACPACRATVLHKQFSAFGVGATGDWTGGSAAPGGGCGSCGDPRGPGACSMN; encoded by the coding sequence ATGCCCATCTTCGAGTACGTCTGTCAAGAATGCAACCACCGTTTTGAACTCTTGGTGCGAGGCGACACGGTTCCGGCCTGTCCGGCCTGCCGCGCGACGGTCTTGCACAAACAGTTTTCGGCCTTCGGTGTCGGAGCGACCGGCGATTGGACCGGCGGGTCCGCCGCGCCGGGCGGAGGCTGCGGAAGCTGCGGCGATCCGCGCGGCCCCGGTGCCTGTTCCATGAATTGA